A single Augochlora pura isolate Apur16 chromosome 2, APUR_v2.2.1, whole genome shotgun sequence DNA region contains:
- the Pig-z gene encoding phosphatidylinositol glycan anchor biosynthesis class Z, with product MNSKNEYRRSIDDYKPAVPITRKIGPYWLLAALRIVLTLIPQTGYIHPDEYFQSIEVVSGDYFDIDVHKPWEFNSTFPIRTALIPQITVGIPYSILTRVSQYTRFYFGVSLKTPYFLVLFPRLLMCGLSFVSDYCLYKICYMYGQNYKIRLIAYASSYVMLIYATRTLSNTVELVLTALLLYYASYCMVYSEKVVIQSDYLSDKYNKAQTGVDRVKYYKLKATLPPHSLNHCFKIATITVVGIFNRPTFIAFAFPPIFFWLQRGLGSKSVGFGDFHIRMFTFVACGIPVAIFFILVDSFYFGYLTMAEIGSLSISMDNIVVTPLNFFKYNSNSKNLQSHGLHPYYVHFIVNVPLLFNVLGVIGLFTFGKMLHSGLKARWLDLPRIQSVVGLMTASFIIPIVMLSIFPHQEPRFIIPTFLPLVFLYAPNLNQISGVDTVAKVAENNAHDSNFPTKKKLTKLQLCWFICNIALAFFYGFAHQGGVLPMASHLANELKAKPELTHIHLFTSNTYSLPTALLHLRNTKKTYTSSGNHKYKLVKDFHLYEQGSKSINDVYNIIALKIRDCEQKYVVKRIPYRFYYALPGTDMEEFISIQNKTKLFNYHIVKKFQPHVTVEKLPLSKISNVIIHLTNINTISKHTFSEIMYDVFSAFQQFQLVLVKIEYVKHNKQKSIRF from the exons ATGAACTCAAAAAATGAATATCGCAGGTCGATAGACGATTATAAGCCTGCCGTTCCAATAACAAGGAAGATCGGTCCGTATTGGCTTTTAGCGGCTTTAAGAATTGTTTTGACGCTAATTCCTCAAACGGGATACATCCACCCggacgaatattttcaatccaTCGAGGTTGTCTCTG GGGATTATTTTGATATCGATGTTCATAAACCATGGGAATTCAATTCCACATTTCCCATAAGAACAGCTTTAATACCGCAAATTACTGTTGGTATACCATATTCGATCTTAACAAGAGTATCACAGTATACACGTTTTTACTTTGGCGTATCATTAAAGACACCATACtttcttgtattatttccaCGTCTACTGATGTGCGGCTTATCCTTTGTATCGGACTATTGTCTATACAAAATATGCTACATGTATGggcaaaattataaaataagactGATCGCTTATGCCAGTTCCTATGTTATGCTTATTTATGCGACACGTACATTATCGAACACTGTTGAATTGGTATTGACAGCTTTGTTACTGTACTATGCATCATACTGTATGGTATATTCGGAAAAG gTAGTTATTCAAAGCGACTATCTCTCAGACAAATATAACAAAGCACAAACTGGAGTGGAcagagtaaaatattataagctTAAAGCTACACTACCCCCACATTCTCTAAATCATTGCTTCAAAATTGCAACAATCACGGTAGTTGGTATATTTAATAGACCAACATTCATCGCATTTGCATTTCCCCCTATATTTTTTTGGTTGCAAAGAGGTCTAGGCTCAAAGAGTGTAGGCTTTGGAGATTTTCATATTCGAATGTTCACTTTCGTAGCATGCGGAATACCCGTAGccatcttttttattctagTCGATAGCTTTTATTTCGGTTATTTAACTATGGCAGAGATAGGTAGTCTTAGTATTAGTATGGATAATATTGTAGTTACACCGCTCAATTTCTTCAAGTACAATTCGAACAGCAAAAATCTACAAAGTCATGGATTGCACCCGTATTATGTGCATTTCATAGTAAACGttcctcttttatttaatgttctcGGAGTTATTGGTCTCTTTACATTTGGCAAAATGTTACACAG TGGCTTGAAAGCTCGCTGGTTGGATTTGCCGCGTATACAAAGCGTTGTTGGTTTGATGACTGCATCTTTTATTATACCCATCGTAATGCTGTCTATTTTCCCACATCAAGAACCTCGATTTATAATACCGACGTTTCTACCTTTGGTTTTCTTGTATGCGccaaatttaaatcaaatttcagGTGTTGATACCGTTGCAAAAGTTGCCGAGAATAATGCGCACGACAGTAACTTTCCAACAAAAAAGAAGCTCACTAAATTGCAATTGTGTTGGTTCATATGCAATATCGCGTTAGCATTTTTCTACGGGTTTGCTCACCAAGGTGGAGTTTTACCTATGGCATCTCATTTAGCCAACGAATTGAAAGCTAAACCAGAGCTTACTCACATACATCTATTTACATCGAATACTTATTCCTTGCCAACTGCACTTTTACATTTGAGAAACACTAAGAAAACTTATACAAGCAGTGGGAACCATAAGTATAAATTAGTTAAAGATTTCCATCTTTATGAGCAAGGTTCAAAATCTATAAAtgatgtatataatattattgccTTAAAGATCCGCGATTGTGAACAGAAATATGTTGTAAAAAGGATACcatatagattttattatgcTCTTCCCGGCACTGAtatggaagaatttatttctatccaAAATAAGACGAAACTGTTTAACTAccatattgtaaaaaaatttcaaccgCATGTTACGGTCGAGAAATTACCACTCTCAAAAATTTCTAAcgttattatacatttaacgAATATAAACACAATTTCTAAGCACACATTTAGTGAAATTATGTACGACGTATTTAGTgcatttcaacaatttcaattagttttagtaaaaattgaatatgtaaagcataataaacaaaaaagtatacgtttttaa
- the LOC144475720 gene encoding uncharacterized protein LOC144475720 yields the protein MAFMMPVVKNEWDIYKTNRNRRSSECSNPQACRSRKVSECSKSEGPSLSTSPGSDFLTSPAHRSVPLTSRHFSRTSSRASQSSLQSPSKSTGSSPPKTGSSNSLNKFHNRLVDKLKRSLRKAEECGEDQRNLS from the exons ATGGCGTTTATGATGCCCGTGGTGAAAAACGAGTGGGACATTTACAAGACTAACCGCAACCGACGATCCTCGGAGTGCTCTAATCCCCAGGCATGTCGCAGCAGGAAG GTGTCGGAGTGTTCAAAGTCGGAGGGTCCGTCGCTGTCGACGTCGCCGGGCTCGGACTTCTTGACGTCTCCCGCACACCGTTCGGTGCCGCTCACCTCCCGACATTTCTCGAGGACGTCCTCGAGGGCGTCGCAGTCGTCGTTGCAGAGCCCGAGCAAGAGCACCGGCTCGTCGCCGCCGAAGACCGGCAGCTCGAACTCCCTGAACAAGTTCCACAATCGGCTGGTGGACAAGCTGAAGAGGTCGTTGAGGAAGGCGGAGGAGTGCGGCGAGGACCAGAGGAACTTGTCGTGA